A window of Rhododendron vialii isolate Sample 1 chromosome 13a, ASM3025357v1 contains these coding sequences:
- the LOC131314471 gene encoding protein S-acyltransferase 18 isoform X1: MRRHGWQRPLHPLQIVGMAVYSFLVVAFYCFLGLFLGNRIAETTVTTIFSFLALSVMFLFIRCTAIDPSDKTHIRKKNRRSKSKFLLNVSYGFILSQIISRFFRRLERKILRAFIRRKYLDSWQSSGQMEPLLPFPLVMNDDAIAPDPREDDISFCLLCDFEVKKHSKHCRTCNRCVEGFDHHCRWLNNCVGKKNYTTFILLMLFLLLMLTIEGGTAVAIFVRCFADKKGVERELEKKLYVEFPRGVLAAISVFLVLLTAYSLAALGQLFFFHVVLIRKGMRTYDYILAMREENQTMELESVDDSDSSSDESIDSDSPEKPTFVSRFICRKPRINQSTPKLSIRIDGEPEPRTFTKKQAFRASIDPWKLISMSRDKAILAAEKARERLMKKEPVVGHDSLKPLPLETKSGPLLNSNRNVAGAGSGVTPLISMGRVPGSPGQFSSPRRRFSSSPIMLSSSAATPKQKYRSNFDLKLTEVSRELETYISRQVLCSLVKKDGSEASPR; this comes from the exons ATAGTGGGAATGGCAGTTTACAGTTTTCTGGTGGTGGCCTTCTATTGCTTCCTGGGGCTTTTCCTAGGAAATAGAATTGCAGAAACCACAGTCACGACAATCTTCTCCTTTTTG GCCCTTTCAGTGATGTTTCTGTTTATAAGGTGTACAGCAATCGACCCATCTGACAAAACCCATATCAGAAAGAAGAATAGAAGATCCAAATCAAAATTTCTGCTGAATGTAAGTTATGGCTTTATATTAAGCCAGATTATCTCAAGGTTTTTCAGAAGATTGGAGCGCAAGATCCTTAGAGCTTTTATAAGGAGGAAATACTTGGATTCTTGGCAATCCAGTGGTCAAATGGAGCCCTTGCTCCCTTTTCCCCTTGTCATGAACGATGACGCCATTGCACCAGATCCCCGAGAGGATGACATCTCATTTTGCTTGCTTTGTGATTTTGAG GTAAAAAAGCACAGCAAGCACTGTAGAACCTGCAATCGGTGCGTCGAAGGGTTTGATCACCACTGCAGG TGGTTGAACAACTGTGTCGGGAAAAAGAATTACACAACATTCATTCTGCTCATGCTTTTTCTGCTGTTAATG CTCACAATAGAAGGGGGAACTGCTGTTGCCATTTTTGTTAGATGCTTTGCAGATAAAAAAGGGGTTGAACGCGAGCTGGAGAAGAAACTCTACGTAGAGTTTCCCAGAGGAGTACTTGCAGCAATATCT GTCTTTTTAGTTCTTCTTACAGCATACAGTTTAGCAGCGCTGGGACAACTTTTCTTCTTTCATGTGGTTCTCATCCGAAAG GGAATGAGAACGTATGACTACATATTAGCAATGAGAGAGGAAAATCAGACCATGGAACTAGAATCAGTTGATGATTCAGATTCCTCTTCAGACGAGAGCATCGACTCTGATTCTCCTGAAAAACCTACATTTGTCTCTCGGTTTATATGCAGAAAACCACGAATAAATCAG AGCACTCCTAAATTATCCATAAGAATCGATGGAGAACCTGAACCTCGGACCTTTACTAAGAAGCAAGCATTCCGTGCAAGCATTGACCCGTGGAAATTAATAAGCATGAGCAGAGACAAAGCAATATTAGCAGCTGAGAAGGCCAGAGAAAGGCTTATGAAAAAGGAACCTGTAGTGGGACATGATTCACTGAAGCCACTTCCCTTGGAGACCAAAAGTGGACCATTGTTGAATTCAAATAGAAATGTGGCTGGTGCGGGGTCTGGCGTGACACCTCTAATTTCCATGGGCAGGGTTCCAGGATCCCCAGGACAGTTCTCGAGCCCAAGAAGAAGATTTTCCAGTTCTCCGATCATGTTATCCAGTTCAGCAGCAACACCAAAGCAAAAGTATAGAAGtaattttgatttgaagttAACGGAGGTCTCCAGGGAGCTTGAGACTTACATTTCAAGGCAGGTACTATGCTCACTTGTAAAGAAGGATGGCAGTGAAGCATCCCCAAGATAG
- the LOC131314471 gene encoding protein S-acyltransferase 18 isoform X2, with translation MRRHGWQRPLHPLQIVGMAVYSFLVVAFYCFLGLFLGNRIAETTVTTIFSFLALSVMFLFIRCTAIDPSDKTHIRKKNRRSKSKFLLNVSYGFILSQIISRFFRRLERKILRAFIRRKYLDSWQSSGQMEPLLPFPLVMNDDAIAPDPREDDISFCLLCDFEVKKHSKHCRTCNRCVEGFDHHCRLTIEGGTAVAIFVRCFADKKGVERELEKKLYVEFPRGVLAAISVFLVLLTAYSLAALGQLFFFHVVLIRKGMRTYDYILAMREENQTMELESVDDSDSSSDESIDSDSPEKPTFVSRFICRKPRINQSTPKLSIRIDGEPEPRTFTKKQAFRASIDPWKLISMSRDKAILAAEKARERLMKKEPVVGHDSLKPLPLETKSGPLLNSNRNVAGAGSGVTPLISMGRVPGSPGQFSSPRRRFSSSPIMLSSSAATPKQKYRSNFDLKLTEVSRELETYISRQVLCSLVKKDGSEASPR, from the exons ATAGTGGGAATGGCAGTTTACAGTTTTCTGGTGGTGGCCTTCTATTGCTTCCTGGGGCTTTTCCTAGGAAATAGAATTGCAGAAACCACAGTCACGACAATCTTCTCCTTTTTG GCCCTTTCAGTGATGTTTCTGTTTATAAGGTGTACAGCAATCGACCCATCTGACAAAACCCATATCAGAAAGAAGAATAGAAGATCCAAATCAAAATTTCTGCTGAATGTAAGTTATGGCTTTATATTAAGCCAGATTATCTCAAGGTTTTTCAGAAGATTGGAGCGCAAGATCCTTAGAGCTTTTATAAGGAGGAAATACTTGGATTCTTGGCAATCCAGTGGTCAAATGGAGCCCTTGCTCCCTTTTCCCCTTGTCATGAACGATGACGCCATTGCACCAGATCCCCGAGAGGATGACATCTCATTTTGCTTGCTTTGTGATTTTGAG GTAAAAAAGCACAGCAAGCACTGTAGAACCTGCAATCGGTGCGTCGAAGGGTTTGATCACCACTGCAGG CTCACAATAGAAGGGGGAACTGCTGTTGCCATTTTTGTTAGATGCTTTGCAGATAAAAAAGGGGTTGAACGCGAGCTGGAGAAGAAACTCTACGTAGAGTTTCCCAGAGGAGTACTTGCAGCAATATCT GTCTTTTTAGTTCTTCTTACAGCATACAGTTTAGCAGCGCTGGGACAACTTTTCTTCTTTCATGTGGTTCTCATCCGAAAG GGAATGAGAACGTATGACTACATATTAGCAATGAGAGAGGAAAATCAGACCATGGAACTAGAATCAGTTGATGATTCAGATTCCTCTTCAGACGAGAGCATCGACTCTGATTCTCCTGAAAAACCTACATTTGTCTCTCGGTTTATATGCAGAAAACCACGAATAAATCAG AGCACTCCTAAATTATCCATAAGAATCGATGGAGAACCTGAACCTCGGACCTTTACTAAGAAGCAAGCATTCCGTGCAAGCATTGACCCGTGGAAATTAATAAGCATGAGCAGAGACAAAGCAATATTAGCAGCTGAGAAGGCCAGAGAAAGGCTTATGAAAAAGGAACCTGTAGTGGGACATGATTCACTGAAGCCACTTCCCTTGGAGACCAAAAGTGGACCATTGTTGAATTCAAATAGAAATGTGGCTGGTGCGGGGTCTGGCGTGACACCTCTAATTTCCATGGGCAGGGTTCCAGGATCCCCAGGACAGTTCTCGAGCCCAAGAAGAAGATTTTCCAGTTCTCCGATCATGTTATCCAGTTCAGCAGCAACACCAAAGCAAAAGTATAGAAGtaattttgatttgaagttAACGGAGGTCTCCAGGGAGCTTGAGACTTACATTTCAAGGCAGGTACTATGCTCACTTGTAAAGAAGGATGGCAGTGAAGCATCCCCAAGATAG